The following are encoded in a window of Etheostoma cragini isolate CJK2018 chromosome 7, CSU_Ecrag_1.0, whole genome shotgun sequence genomic DNA:
- the LOC117948305 gene encoding plexin-B3-like gives MKGSDPKPQSYEQLPLQFQLYDCSAGQSDCSQCRAVPEEYGCVWCSGTCVYNQSCTSVPADTCPPPQITQVSERCSVLSSSQMTCPTPAVTPEVKVKGVWFQLDNVRVHYETIKGKSFTYYPNPEFFPLNREAPDAPYRFKPGGVIAVEGQHLTRAISRQEVKARLGDRECEVKTLDNTHLYCEPPEIQPLSVDDRSELPCLKVFMGNLEVELGRVQYDSDSLSVVPLAAQISLAAGAAVIILSVLVVILMYRRKSKQALRDYKKVLLQLETLEINVGDQCRKEFTVASFPPF, from the exons ATGAAGGGATCGGATCCAAAACCACAATCCTACGAGCAACTTCCACTACAGT TCCAGCTGTACGACTGCTCAGCCGGCCAATCAGATTGCTCCCAGTGCAGGGCGGTGCCGGAGGAGTACGGCTGCGTGTGGTGTTCAGGGACTTGTGTTTACAACCAGTCCTGTACCAGCGTACCTGCAGACACCTGCCCCCCCCCTCAGATCACACAG gtgtCAGAGCGCTGCTCTGTCCTGTCGTCCTCTCAGATGACCTGTCCGACCCCCGCGGTGACCCCAGAGGTCAAAGTGAAGGGCGTCTGGTTTCAGCTGGACAACGTCAGAGTCCACTACGAGACAATCAag ggtAAAAGCTTCACTTATTATCCAAACCCCGAGTTCTTTCCCCTGAATAGAGAAGCTCCAGATGCTCCGTATCGCTTCAAACCAGGAGGCGTGATCGCCGTGGAG GGTCAGCACCTGACCAGAGCCATCTCGAGACAGGAAGTGAAGGCTCGACTCGGAGATCGTGAGTGTGAGGTGAAAACCCTGGACAACACCCACCTGTACTGTGAGCCCCCAGAGATCCAACCGCTGAGCGTGGACGACCGCAGCGAGCTGCCCTGCCTCAAG gTGTTCATGGGAAACCTGGAGGTGGAGCTGGGACGGGTCCAGTACGACAGCGACTCTCTGTCTGTCGTCCCATTGGCTGCTCAGATCAGTTTGGCGGCGGGAGCTGCCGTCATCATCCTATCAGTGCTGGTCGTCATCCTCATGTACAG GAGGAAGAGTAAACAGGCTCTCCGGGACTATAAGAAGGTTTTACTGCAGCTGGAAACTCTGGAGATCAACGTGGGAGACCAGTGTCGCAAGGAGTTCACTG TTGCTTCTTTCCCACCTTTTTGA